Proteins from a genomic interval of Kribbella aluminosa:
- a CDS encoding M4 family metallopeptidase produces the protein MNRSALFAAATAVATTTALGLTSASTATGAPTASPLPSPAVAVAKAKEAISGNLAALRATTADAFVVKDVIVDKDGSSHVRMDRTIGGLPVLGGDVVVHETKDGAFKSASLTLTKTANISRTPKLGAATATAKALTNGVKSEGKPSLVIEARKGAPRLAYLVTTVGTQKDGTPSRITTTVDALTGAKLISEQHIETATGDGKSLYSGTVPIETSTATGGFTLTDATRGGGWTGDANNKTDSVLCQVFQLGCVAATKFIDADNHWGNGTNSDRTSAAVDAHYGAETTYDYYKNVQGRNGIFGDGKGVPSRVHYGSNYVNAFWDGKQMTYGDGDNVAAGPLVSLDVAGHEMSHGVTEHTANLTYSGESGGLNEATSDILGTMVEFYANNPADPGDYYIGEKIMKDRPALRFMDKPSKDGNSPDCYSSSVGNLDVHYSSGIANHFAYLLAEGSGAKTIGGLPHNSPTCDGSTLTGIGHDKLGKIWFRALTTYMTSGTTYTQARTATLNAATDLYGASSAEKAAVAAAWTAVAVN, from the coding sequence CCTGGCCGCGCTGCGGGCCACGACGGCCGACGCGTTCGTGGTCAAGGACGTGATCGTCGACAAGGACGGCAGCAGCCACGTGCGGATGGACCGCACGATCGGCGGCCTCCCGGTCCTCGGCGGCGACGTCGTCGTCCACGAGACCAAGGACGGCGCCTTCAAGAGCGCCAGCCTGACCCTCACCAAAACCGCGAACATCAGCCGTACGCCGAAGCTCGGCGCCGCCACCGCGACCGCGAAGGCGCTGACCAACGGGGTCAAGTCCGAAGGCAAGCCCAGCCTGGTGATCGAGGCCCGCAAGGGCGCGCCGCGGCTGGCGTACCTGGTCACCACGGTCGGCACCCAGAAGGACGGTACGCCGAGCCGCATCACCACCACCGTCGACGCCTTGACCGGCGCGAAGCTGATCAGCGAGCAGCACATCGAGACGGCCACCGGTGACGGCAAGAGCCTGTACTCCGGGACCGTGCCGATCGAGACGAGTACGGCGACCGGCGGCTTCACGCTGACCGACGCCACCCGCGGCGGCGGCTGGACCGGCGACGCGAACAACAAGACCGACTCGGTCCTCTGCCAGGTCTTCCAGCTGGGCTGCGTCGCGGCGACCAAGTTCATCGACGCCGACAACCACTGGGGCAACGGCACGAACTCGGACCGGACGTCGGCGGCCGTCGACGCGCACTACGGCGCGGAGACGACGTACGACTACTACAAGAACGTGCAGGGCCGGAACGGGATCTTCGGCGACGGCAAGGGTGTCCCGAGCCGCGTGCACTACGGCTCCAACTACGTGAACGCGTTCTGGGACGGCAAGCAGATGACGTACGGCGACGGTGACAACGTCGCGGCCGGCCCGCTGGTCTCGCTCGACGTGGCCGGCCACGAGATGTCCCACGGCGTCACCGAGCACACCGCGAACCTCACGTACTCCGGTGAGTCCGGCGGTCTGAACGAGGCCACCAGCGACATCCTCGGCACGATGGTCGAGTTCTACGCGAACAACCCGGCCGACCCGGGCGACTACTACATCGGCGAGAAGATCATGAAGGACCGCCCGGCGCTGCGGTTCATGGACAAGCCGAGCAAGGACGGCAACTCCCCCGACTGCTACTCGTCGAGTGTCGGCAACCTCGACGTGCACTACTCGTCGGGTATCGCCAACCACTTCGCGTACCTGCTCGCCGAGGGCTCCGGCGCGAAGACGATCGGCGGCCTGCCGCACAACTCGCCGACCTGCGACGGCTCGACGCTCACCGGCATCGGCCATGACAAGCTCGGCAAGATCTGGTTCCGCGCGCTGACCACGTACATGACCAGCGGTACGACGTACACGCAGGCCCGGACCGCGACGCTGAACGCGGCCACCGACCTGTACGGCGCGAGCAGCGCGGAGAAGGCCGCGGTCGCCGCGGCGTGGACCGCGGTAGCCGTGAACTGA
- the msrB gene encoding peptide-methionine (R)-S-oxide reductase MsrB — MTDDTKEYTVHKSDAEWKAQLSPAEFHVLRQAGTERPFVGEYTDTKTVGVYKCRACDAELFRSETKFDSHCGWPSFFAPLAEDRVEYIEDHDLGLKRVEVRCANCGSHLGHVFEGEGYGTPTDLRYCINSVSLTLAPA; from the coding sequence GTGACAGATGACACCAAGGAGTACACGGTCCACAAGTCCGATGCGGAGTGGAAGGCGCAGCTCTCCCCCGCCGAGTTCCACGTACTGCGCCAGGCCGGCACCGAGCGGCCGTTCGTCGGCGAGTACACCGACACCAAGACGGTCGGCGTCTACAAGTGCCGCGCCTGCGACGCCGAGCTGTTCCGCAGCGAGACCAAGTTCGACTCGCACTGCGGCTGGCCGTCCTTCTTCGCCCCGCTGGCGGAGGACCGGGTCGAGTACATCGAGGACCACGACCTCGGCCTGAAGCGCGTCGAGGTCCGCTGCGCCAACTGCGGCTCCCACCTCGGCCACGTCTTCGAGGGCGAGGGCTACGGCACCCCCACCGACCTCCGCTACTGCATCAACAGCGTGAGCCTCACCCTCGCACCGGCCTGA
- the hemQ gene encoding hydrogen peroxide-dependent heme synthase, with amino-acid sequence MTGKPKARELNDVIRYTLWSVFKVETPLGDADRDELTAELTDLVGKLAADDVVIRGIYDVEGFRADADFMIWWHAPTSDALQEAYHALRRSRLGRHLVPVWTQFALHRPAEFNKSHIPAFLADEEARPYICVYPFVRSYEWYLLPDEERRFMLAEHGKMARTYPDVRANTVASFALGDYEWILAFEADELHRMVDLMRDLRASTARRHVREEVPFYTGKRTEIADLIANLV; translated from the coding sequence GTGACTGGTAAGCCGAAGGCCCGTGAGCTGAACGATGTGATCCGCTACACCTTGTGGTCGGTGTTCAAGGTCGAGACGCCGCTGGGTGATGCGGACCGGGACGAGCTGACCGCGGAGCTGACCGACCTGGTCGGGAAGCTGGCCGCGGACGACGTGGTGATCCGCGGGATCTACGACGTCGAGGGCTTCCGGGCGGACGCCGACTTCATGATCTGGTGGCACGCGCCGACCTCGGACGCGCTGCAGGAGGCGTACCACGCGCTCCGCCGGTCGCGGCTGGGCCGGCACCTGGTCCCGGTCTGGACACAGTTCGCGCTGCACCGGCCGGCCGAGTTCAACAAGAGCCACATCCCGGCGTTCCTGGCCGACGAGGAGGCACGCCCGTACATCTGCGTGTACCCGTTCGTCCGATCCTACGAGTGGTACCTGCTGCCGGACGAGGAGCGCCGGTTCATGCTCGCCGAGCACGGCAAGATGGCGCGCACCTACCCCGACGTCCGGGCGAACACGGTGGCGTCGTTCGCGCTCGGCGACTACGAGTGGATCCTCGCCTTCGAGGCCGACGAGCTGCACCGGATGGTCGACCTGATGCGCGACCTGCGCGCGTCCACGGCCCGGCGGCACGTCCGCGAAGAGGTCCCGTTCTACACCGGCAAGCGGACCGAGATCGCCGACCTGATCGCGAACCTGGTCTGA
- a CDS encoding VOC family protein, with translation MGKAFPVLYVTDVRRSVEFYTLLGYEPTYQFPLEGDPHYVGLERGDSSLGLSDANWPEAQLGITVGAAPRFELFVYVDDVEAEVERFRAAGHPVLQEPATMPWGERQAYLADPEGNPIALATPI, from the coding sequence ATGGGCAAGGCGTTCCCGGTGCTGTACGTCACCGACGTACGCCGGTCCGTCGAGTTCTACACCCTCCTCGGCTACGAGCCGACGTACCAGTTCCCGCTCGAGGGCGACCCGCACTACGTCGGCCTCGAGCGCGGCGACTCCTCGCTGGGGCTGTCCGACGCCAACTGGCCGGAGGCCCAGCTCGGCATCACCGTCGGTGCGGCGCCGCGCTTCGAGCTTTTCGTGTACGTCGACGACGTGGAAGCCGAGGTGGAGCGCTTCCGGGCGGCCGGCCACCCGGTCCTCCAGGAGCCGGCCACCATGCCGTGGGGCGAGCGCCAGGCCTACCTGGCCGACCCCGAGGGCAACCCGATCGCTCTCGCCACCCCCATCTGA
- a CDS encoding AAA family ATPase codes for MADEVRTPRVLDVLSAAEPWEVPPAWTERVRAQLKVWADDPEALRPLRPEAFPDFVRGTPAAVWFTHQAAPLLTGWIPVLHGEYADLSTELTHDFYRPSSRLGGNGHVIYAAPTDWHLQAIAGARGFRELGRKHALLVSRDVIRLFVDAPPMAARAEALAAAFDRVVADREAFHLHLTGEYDEIAKYWRTDALKPGERALLPELAGPTAALKYSLNSIRDTHARMLMAIPDEYAGDFAQVMSELILAAGLHGIPQSVANILGDATIDVHKALEDLRPRFNLQTWHGHVNQWMSRAIRNGQSPLARSWGAAAARVGVHLSGVLSKQPWPEPEIPDLTTLFRMLDRERWNSLETAAAAEQDNSLAAAWSSVKDTEDKQRAGSTVDGEPLPPKPVDLTDNPLAELDSLIGLASVKDAVRRMVAEVKTNLRRGELGLPSHERARHMVFVGKPGTAKTTIARLLSRIYHQLGVLEKGHVVEVDRSDLVGAAVGSTAPMTAAKFREALGGVLFIDEAYSLTPENTPGDYGLEAVATILKMMEDHRNDCIVIVAGYHREMQRFMESNTGLQSRFPKLLSFSEYDTDQLVQIFELQAHQKGMIYGEEVLDKVRTVIPPAPRGHSFGNGRFIRNVLEEAVSNQATRLSASDPDKLTERDLRELIPSDVRPPTSMRAEDYLLQKPGT; via the coding sequence GTGGCTGACGAGGTCCGTACACCGCGGGTTCTGGATGTGCTCTCGGCCGCAGAGCCGTGGGAGGTTCCGCCGGCGTGGACGGAACGCGTTCGGGCTCAGCTGAAGGTTTGGGCGGACGATCCGGAGGCGTTGCGGCCGTTGCGGCCGGAGGCGTTCCCGGACTTCGTGAGGGGGACGCCGGCCGCGGTCTGGTTCACCCACCAGGCGGCGCCGCTGCTGACCGGGTGGATCCCCGTCCTGCACGGTGAGTACGCCGACCTGTCGACCGAGCTCACGCACGACTTCTACCGGCCGTCCTCCCGCCTCGGCGGCAACGGTCACGTGATCTACGCGGCGCCCACCGACTGGCACCTGCAGGCGATCGCCGGCGCCCGCGGCTTCCGCGAGCTCGGTCGCAAGCACGCGCTGCTGGTGTCCCGCGACGTGATCCGGCTGTTCGTCGACGCTCCCCCGATGGCGGCTCGCGCCGAGGCCCTGGCCGCCGCGTTCGACCGGGTGGTGGCCGACCGCGAGGCCTTCCACCTGCACCTCACCGGCGAGTACGACGAGATCGCGAAGTACTGGCGCACCGACGCGCTCAAGCCCGGCGAGCGGGCCCTGCTCCCCGAGCTGGCCGGCCCGACCGCCGCGCTCAAGTACTCGCTGAACTCGATCCGCGACACCCACGCCCGGATGCTGATGGCGATCCCCGACGAGTACGCCGGCGACTTCGCCCAGGTGATGTCCGAGCTGATCCTGGCCGCCGGGCTGCACGGCATCCCGCAGTCCGTGGCGAACATCCTCGGCGACGCCACCATCGACGTCCACAAGGCGCTCGAGGACCTGCGCCCGAGGTTCAACCTGCAGACCTGGCACGGCCACGTCAACCAGTGGATGTCGCGGGCGATCCGCAACGGGCAGTCACCGCTCGCCCGGTCCTGGGGTGCCGCCGCCGCGCGGGTCGGCGTGCACCTGTCCGGCGTACTCAGCAAGCAGCCGTGGCCGGAGCCCGAGATCCCCGACCTGACGACGCTGTTCCGGATGCTCGACCGGGAGCGCTGGAACTCCCTCGAGACCGCCGCCGCGGCCGAGCAGGACAACTCCCTGGCGGCCGCGTGGAGCAGCGTCAAGGACACCGAGGACAAGCAGCGGGCCGGCAGCACCGTCGACGGCGAGCCGTTGCCGCCGAAGCCGGTCGACCTGACCGACAACCCGCTGGCCGAGCTCGACTCGCTGATCGGCCTGGCCTCGGTGAAGGACGCCGTCCGCCGGATGGTCGCCGAGGTGAAGACGAACCTGCGCCGCGGCGAGCTCGGCCTGCCCAGCCACGAGCGGGCCCGGCACATGGTCTTCGTCGGCAAGCCCGGTACGGCGAAGACGACGATCGCCCGGCTGCTCAGCCGGATCTACCACCAGCTCGGCGTCCTGGAGAAGGGCCACGTGGTCGAGGTCGACCGCTCCGACCTGGTCGGCGCCGCGGTCGGTTCGACGGCACCGATGACCGCGGCCAAGTTCCGCGAGGCGCTCGGCGGCGTGCTGTTCATCGACGAGGCGTACAGCCTGACGCCGGAGAACACGCCCGGCGACTACGGCCTGGAAGCGGTCGCGACGATCCTGAAGATGATGGAGGACCACCGCAACGACTGCATCGTGATCGTCGCCGGGTACCACCGCGAGATGCAGCGCTTCATGGAGTCGAACACCGGCCTGCAGTCCCGGTTCCCGAAGCTGCTGTCGTTCAGCGAGTACGACACCGACCAACTGGTCCAGATCTTCGAGCTGCAGGCGCACCAGAAGGGCATGATCTACGGCGAGGAAGTGCTCGACAAGGTCCGCACCGTGATCCCGCCGGCGCCGCGCGGTCACAGCTTCGGCAACGGCCGGTTCATCCGGAACGTGCTGGAGGAAGCCGTCTCCAACCAGGCGACCCGGCTGTCGGCCAGCGACCCGGACAAGCTCACCGAGCGCGACCTCCGCGAGCTGATCCCGTCCGACGTCCGGCCCCCGACGTCGATGCGCGCCGAGGACTACCTCCTCCAAAAGCCCGGTACCTGA
- a CDS encoding lamin tail domain-containing protein, which produces MSALNGSRRRIGALVVASSLALAGAATLVARPADAASSDVLITEVYGGGGNSGAPYTNDFVELTNNSSAPVDVSGWSIQYASAAGTSWQVTKLTGSIAPGAVYLVQEAGGANGQPMPTPNVTGTIAMSASAGKVALVTSQTALACGSACHADPAVRDYVGFGTANDSETAPAPGLSNTTSAARKDPKQDTDNNSADFVAGDPSPGTLTGGPAEPPVDAKIHDIQGAAHRSPLEGKRVSNVTGVVTAKSGNGFWFQDTQPDDNPATSEGIFVFTSSAPTVSVGDALSVEGTVAEFRPGGAGGTTNLTTTELTNADVTVTGTAAVPAPTIVGPGGRVPPSTVIDDDSTGDVEKTSTAFDPANDGLDFWESLEGMWIGIKQPEVTGPTSSFRELSVVPAGSGVRTVRGGILLQKTDSNPERVLLDDVLTPIPDAKTGDKLAGTVAGVLDYSFGNYKLLPTTTPTVIDGGVKREVTRASGPTQLSVATFNVENLDPSDGDAKFDGLAQAVVHNLASPDVLGLEEVQDNDGAVNSGTTAADKTLNMLAAAIVKAGGPKYTWKQIDPVNNAEGGEPGGNIRVAFLYRTDKPLKFVDTPGGGSTTATTIVTDHAGRPHLSASPGRVDPANPAWAATRVPLAGEFKWHGQTVFVVVNHFSSKGGDDPLWGRFQPPVQSSAPKRHQQAAVVRGFVDQILAKDKGANIVVLGDLNDFDWSQTADILVGSGKTALVDLPRTLPLTERYSYVFEGNSQILDQILVSQNLRPTAAYDVVHMNAEFPDQISDHDPQVVKLTPLPSWVR; this is translated from the coding sequence ATGTCTGCCCTGAACGGATCACGACGCCGCATCGGCGCTCTCGTGGTCGCCTCGAGTCTCGCCTTGGCCGGCGCCGCGACCCTGGTCGCCCGGCCCGCCGACGCCGCTTCCTCCGACGTGCTCATCACCGAGGTGTACGGCGGTGGCGGCAACAGCGGTGCGCCGTACACCAACGACTTCGTTGAGCTGACCAACAACAGCTCCGCCCCGGTCGACGTGAGCGGCTGGTCGATCCAGTACGCCTCCGCCGCCGGTACGTCGTGGCAGGTCACGAAGCTGACCGGCAGCATCGCGCCGGGCGCCGTGTACCTGGTCCAGGAAGCCGGCGGCGCCAACGGCCAGCCGATGCCGACGCCGAACGTGACCGGGACGATCGCGATGTCCGCGAGCGCCGGCAAGGTCGCGCTGGTCACCAGCCAGACCGCGCTCGCCTGTGGCTCGGCCTGCCACGCCGACCCCGCGGTCCGCGACTACGTCGGCTTCGGTACGGCGAACGACTCCGAGACCGCGCCCGCGCCGGGCCTGTCGAACACCACCTCGGCCGCGCGCAAGGACCCGAAGCAGGACACCGACAACAACAGCGCCGACTTCGTCGCGGGCGACCCGTCGCCGGGCACGCTGACCGGCGGCCCGGCCGAGCCGCCCGTTGACGCGAAGATCCACGACATCCAGGGCGCCGCCCACCGCTCGCCGCTGGAGGGCAAGCGGGTCAGCAACGTCACCGGCGTGGTGACCGCGAAGAGCGGCAACGGGTTCTGGTTCCAGGACACCCAGCCGGACGACAACCCGGCCACCAGCGAGGGCATCTTCGTCTTCACCAGCTCGGCACCGACGGTATCGGTCGGCGACGCGCTGAGCGTCGAGGGCACGGTCGCCGAGTTCCGCCCGGGCGGCGCCGGCGGTACGACGAACCTCACCACCACCGAGCTGACCAACGCGGACGTCACGGTCACCGGTACGGCCGCCGTACCGGCTCCGACGATCGTCGGTCCGGGCGGGCGGGTGCCGCCGTCGACGGTGATCGACGACGACTCGACCGGTGACGTCGAGAAGACCAGCACCGCTTTCGACCCGGCCAACGACGGGCTCGACTTCTGGGAGTCGCTCGAGGGCATGTGGATCGGCATCAAGCAGCCGGAGGTCACCGGTCCGACCAGCTCGTTCCGTGAGCTGTCGGTCGTACCGGCCGGGTCCGGGGTCCGCACGGTCCGCGGCGGGATCCTGCTGCAGAAGACCGACTCGAACCCGGAGCGGGTGCTGCTGGACGACGTACTGACGCCGATCCCGGACGCGAAGACCGGCGACAAGCTGGCCGGTACCGTCGCAGGTGTCCTGGACTACTCGTTCGGCAACTACAAGCTCCTGCCGACCACCACGCCGACCGTGATCGACGGCGGGGTCAAGCGTGAGGTCACGCGGGCCTCCGGGCCGACGCAGCTGTCGGTGGCGACGTTCAACGTGGAGAACCTGGACCCGTCCGACGGTGACGCAAAGTTCGACGGGCTCGCGCAGGCCGTCGTCCACAACCTCGCGTCGCCGGACGTCCTCGGGCTCGAGGAGGTGCAGGACAACGACGGCGCGGTCAACTCCGGTACGACGGCCGCCGACAAGACGCTGAACATGCTGGCCGCGGCGATCGTCAAGGCGGGCGGACCGAAGTACACCTGGAAGCAGATCGACCCGGTGAACAACGCCGAGGGCGGCGAGCCGGGCGGCAACATCCGGGTCGCGTTCCTGTACCGGACCGACAAACCGCTGAAGTTCGTCGACACGCCCGGCGGCGGCTCGACGACCGCGACCACGATCGTCACCGACCACGCGGGACGCCCGCACCTGAGCGCGTCGCCGGGGCGGGTCGACCCGGCGAACCCGGCGTGGGCCGCGACCCGGGTGCCGCTGGCCGGCGAGTTCAAGTGGCACGGGCAGACCGTGTTCGTCGTCGTGAACCACTTCAGCTCCAAGGGCGGCGACGACCCGCTGTGGGGCCGGTTCCAGCCGCCGGTGCAGTCCAGCGCCCCGAAGCGGCACCAGCAGGCCGCCGTGGTCCGCGGGTTCGTGGACCAGATCCTGGCGAAGGACAAGGGCGCGAACATCGTCGTACTCGGTGACCTGAACGACTTCGACTGGTCGCAGACCGCGGACATCCTGGTCGGGTCGGGCAAGACCGCCCTGGTCGACCTGCCGCGGACGCTGCCGCTGACCGAGCGGTACAGCTACGTGTTCGAGGGCAACAGCCAGATCCTGGACCAGATCCTGGTGTCGCAGAACCTGCGGCCGACGGCGGCGTACGACGTCGTGCACATGAACGCGGAGTTCCCGGACCAGATCTCCGACCACGACCCGCAGGTGGTGAAGCTGACCCCGCTGCCCTCCTGGGTGCGCTAA